The DNA sequence GTGCAAAATGGGAGGCGAAGGCATAGGGAAGACCTAACTTGGCTGCCAGATAAGCACTGTCCGTGCTGGAACCCAAGATATAAAATGGCAGTGCGAGTCCTGCTGCCGGGTAGGCGTGAACAGGATTGCTGTCATAAAAGTAACCAGCTAGCTCAGCCAGATCTTCCGCAAAATGGGGATTGAGATCATCTGTCCGGCGGAGAGCTCGAGCGGTCACCATATCTGTCCCTGGTGCTCTGCCCAGACCTAGATCAACGCGATTAGGATACAAGGTCTCCAAGGTCCCAAACTGCTCAGCTACTATATAAGGACTGTGGTTGGGAAGCATAATACCACCAGAGCCGATACGTATATGATTTGTATTAGCTAGGGCGTGCTGCATGAGAAGGACTGTAGCACTAGAAGCCACACTTTTCATATTGTGATGCTCAGCAATCCACAGACGATGATAGTTCAGTTCCTCAAGTTCTTGCGCCAGAGTCACCATATCTGTCATAGCTGCTTGGTAGTCTTGTCCTTGCCGCAGCGGCAGGAGATTTAAAACGGAAACTTTCATTATTACTACTTTCTAAATTTTAGAATAATAGACTTGTTCGAAAACTAAAGCATTTCAGAATTGCTAATACTACAAACCCACTCAGCTTAACCATTTTAAATATTCTGATTAAAGTTTTAGGGCTTTTCGCATGCAGGTGTCATGAGTTTGACCGTACTCACTTTGGTTATCAAACAAATCTAATCTATCTTACATAAAACTGGTAATCGTTTCAGCTCTAAGTCGAACAGAGTCATGACCGGTCTCTTTAGCCTGACCAATGGAAAGAATCATAACCGGCACATAGCGCTCCTTGTCCAAATCAAAGGTCTCCGCCAGATGTTCAGCGGCAAAGCCACCAATTGGATTGGTGTCATAACCATGAGCACGAGCAATCAGCATCAGCTGCATAGCAGCTAGGCTGGCATCAACCTTAACGATACTGGTCATGGCTTCCTTAGTCAAAGACTGATACATAGGGATAATAACTGAC is a window from the Streptococcus criceti HS-6 genome containing:
- a CDS encoding LLM class flavin-dependent oxidoreductase, with protein sequence MKVSVLNLLPLRQGQDYQAAMTDMVTLAQELEELNYHRLWIAEHHNMKSVASSATVLLMQHALANTNHIRIGSGGIMLPNHSPYIVAEQFGTLETLYPNRVDLGLGRAPGTDMVTARALRRTDDLNPHFAEDLAELAGYFYDSNPVHAYPAAGLALPFYILGSSTDSAYLAAKLGLPYAFASHFAPAMMEEAIAIYRRNFQASDSLDQPYVILGANAILADSNQEAQRLATTQLQSFLGIVTGQPNGLQPPLDSEEQVWQSYVEATKVPHFGPIAFQREDIIHREKMIVKQMSQVSLIGDSTTVSQQIQELKDRVEFDELIVNSYIYDQAAQIHSFALLKAAVDRF